In Helianthus annuus cultivar XRQ/B chromosome 8, HanXRQr2.0-SUNRISE, whole genome shotgun sequence, a single genomic region encodes these proteins:
- the LOC110873152 gene encoding O-fucosyltransferase 29 — MRESKSGRYSAGELVSANNNHRKKLKRNRRHRRWWWLWLPAGLGKGQRRRIPWSVVCGVILFALGLISLFTGHVASNLEWYSQKLVKHRFWYSKKGGFGHGPIDIWKSKSSKFYYGCSERGPHYAPPVHEPLSNGYLLIATSGGLNQQRIGITDAVVVARILNATLVVPELDHHSFWKDDSDFANIFDVDWFISFLAKDIQVVKRVPDKYMRALEKLPYTKLVPRKSEPQYYLDEVLPTLLRRHVVQLTKFDYRLAYDLDEELQRLRCRVNYHALRFTKPLQKLGHKLVMEMRNMAKRYIAVHLRFEPDMLAFSGCYYGGGDKVRDELGEIRKRWKTLPDILSDGEARKQGKCPLTPHEVGLMLRALGFNNETYIYVASGEIYGGEATLQPLRELFPNFYTKEMLASKELQPFLPFSSRLAAIDYIVCDQSDVFVTNYNGNMAKVLAGRRRYMGHKRTIRPNARKLSALFLQRENMPWTTFSKKVKSAQRGFMGEPDDMKPGLNFHEYPSSCICKKSFNYSHPDNKRMTNNASSYGHKEGVNSRDNDASSSLAEKEDVDFLVD; from the exons ATGAGAGAATCAAAAAGTGGGAGGTATAGTGCAGGGGAATTGGTTTCGGCTAATAATAACCATCGGAAAAAGCTGAAGCGTAATCGGCGGCACCGGCGTTGGTGGTGGTTATGGCTGCCGGCGGGATTGGGCAAAGGACAGAGACGGCGGATCCCATGGTCAGTGGTTTGTGGTGTGATCTTGTTTGCTTTAGGTTTAATCTCGCTGTTTACTGGCCATGTGGCTTCGAATCTCGAGTGGTACTCTCAGAAACTCGTTAAACATCGGTTCTGGTACAGCAAAAAG GGTGGATTTGGTCATGGACCAATTGACATATGGAAATCCAAGTCATCAAAGTTCTATTATGGATGCAGTGAAAGAGGCCCTCATTATGCAC CTCCTGTTCATGAGCCACTATCAAATGGCTATTTGCTCATTGCTACTAGTGGAGGCTTGAATCAACAAAGAATCGGA ATAACTGATGCTGTTGTTGTTGCACGCATATTGAATGCTACGTTGGTTGTTCCTGAGTTGGATCATCATTCGTTTTGGAAAGACGATAG TGATTTTGCAAACATTTTTGATGTGGATTGGTTTATTTCCTTCCTTGCGAAGGATATTCAAGTTGTCAAAAGGGTCCCAGACAAATATATGCGGGCACTTGAGAAACTCCCGTACACCAAGCTGGTCCCACGGAAATCAGAACCTCAGTATTACCTTGATGAAGTTCTGCCCACACTCTTAAGGCGGCAT GTTGTTCAGCTGACAAAGTTTGATTACAGGCTTGCCTACGACCTAGATGAAGAACTACAAAGGCTACGGTGTCGGGTCAATTATCATGCTTTGCGTTTTACAAAACCGTTACAAAAACTTGGTCATAAACTGGTGATGGAAATGAGGAACATGGCAAAGCGCTACATTGCTGTTCACTTAAG GTTTGAACCTGATATGCTTGCATTTTCTGGCTGTTACTATGGTGGCGGCGATAAAGTGAGAGACGAGCTTGGTGAAATCAGGAAAAGATGGAAAACTTTGCCT GATATACTTTCTGATGGAGAGGCGCGGAAACAAGGGAAGTGTCCCCTTACACCTCATGAGGTGGGACTGATGTTACGTGCACTGGGTTTTAATAATGAGACATACATTTACGTTGCATCTGGTGAGATTTATGGTGGAGAAGCAACTTTGCAGCCTCTTAGGGAACTTTTTCCGAATTTTTACACAAAGGAAATGCTAGCTAGTAAAGAGCTCCAGCCTTTTCTTCCCTTTTCCTCTCGTCTTGCTGCCATAGATTACATTGTATGTGATCAGAGTGATGTCTTTGTCACAAATTACAATGGAAACATGGCCAAAGTTCTTGCTGGTCGAAG GAGGTACATGGGTCATAAACGAACCATTCGGCCAAATGCTAGAAAGCTTAGTGCTTTATTCTTGCAACGGGAGAACATGCCTTGGACCACTTTCTCTAAAAAAGTCAAATCCGCCCAAAGGGGATTTATGGGTGAACCTGATGATATGAAACCAGGGCTCAATTTCCACGAATACCCTTCTTCATGCATCTGCAAGAAATCGTTTAATTACTCTCACCCTGATAAcaaaagaatgacaaataatgCTTCTTCATATGGACATAAAGAAGGTGTTAATAGTAGAGATAATGATGCATCATCCTCACTTGCAGAGAAGGAAGATGTTGACTTTTTAGTTGACTAG